Part of the Thermanaerothrix sp. genome is shown below.
AACCACCCTGGCTATCACCCGAGAAGCCCTTCCATCTCCGAAGGGGGACCCCATGGAGGCAGGCAAAGCCTTCTTGCCTTCCAATATCTCCGAAGCGTTTGATACGATTCGCTCCCTATTGGTCCCAACCAAAAAACCTACCCCCGCATCAAGGACCTCCGGCCGCTCCGTAACGTCCCTAAGGATTAGGACCGGTTTTTTCAGTCCCGATGCTTCCTCTTGGACCCCTCCGCTGTCACTTAACATGAAAAGGCACCTATCCATGGCCCAAACGAAATCAGGATAGTCAAGGGGCTCACATAACAAGACCCTTTCGTGTCCACCCAAGATTTCCCGCCAAACGGTCCTCACGTCCGGGTTCCTGTGCATGGGCACTAATAGCATTAGGTCCCCATCCATGGACAGAATATCCTTAAGGGCCAGCGCTATCTCCCTCATGGGTTCACCCCAAGACTCCCTTCGATGGGCCGTAACCAGGAGGAATCGCTTGCCCTCAAGACTTCTTAGGTCGTCCCGCAAGGGCCTGGTCATGTGATCCCTCATCCATAACAAGGCGTCTATGAC
Proteins encoded:
- the wecB gene encoding UDP-N-acetylglucosamine 2-epimerase (non-hydrolyzing), with protein sequence MTFEDINGKKTVVCVVGTRPEAIKMAPVVMALREEKSLNVILLATGQHSQMLYQALEPFGLSPDRDLKVMKERQSLDYVTSSVLCGAGEFFDEIKPHVVLVHGDTTTTMASALAAFYRQIPVGHVEAGLRSGDMSRPFPEEMNRVVTDRISSLFFAPTERSKDNLVKEGILEDRIWITGNTVIDALLWMRDHMTRPLRDDLRSLEGKRFLLVTAHRRESWGEPMREIALALKDILSMDGDLMLLVPMHRNPDVRTVWREILGGHERVLLCEPLDYPDFVWAMDRCLFMLSDSGGVQEEASGLKKPVLILRDVTERPEVLDAGVGFLVGTNRERIVSNASEILEGKKALPASMGSPFGDGRASRVIARVVSEFVGD